Proteins from a genomic interval of Medicago truncatula cultivar Jemalong A17 chromosome 3, MtrunA17r5.0-ANR, whole genome shotgun sequence:
- the LOC120579631 gene encoding uncharacterized protein codes for MCVRVAHIWLIREKKVPTSIIFMNMLLGGRIHATARKDLVAKFRSMVQEGGTYQLENAIVDFNESPYKVTSHKHKLSMMHNSTFTKVHLPAIPMNVFEFKPFNEILSSTVEEVSTDVIGHVIERGDIRETEKDRRKSRVIDLTLEDLENNRLHCSLWGEHGDKIVTFFGNHDNDTPTILILQFCKTRVYLGAMEVVNAFNGTKLILNGDLPDVAAYMTR; via the exons ATGTGTGTGCGAGTTGCTCACATTTGGTTGATTCGAGAGAAGAAGGTCCCCACTAGCAtcattttcatgaacatgttactg GGTGGACGTATTCACGCCACAGCTAGAAAAGATTTGGTGGCAAAGTTCAGGTCCATGGTTCAAGAAGGGGGTACATATCAGCTTGAAAATGCAATTGTAGATTTTAATGAAAGTCCTTATAAGGTAACTTCACACAAACATAAGCTTAGTATGATGCACAATTCAACTTTTACCAAAGTACACTTGCCTGCTATCCCTATGAACGTTTTTGAGTTCAAGCCATTCAATGAAATTCTCTCTTCAACTGTCGAGGAAGTATCTACGG ATGTTATTGGTCATGTAATTGAAAGAGGTGATATAAGGGAAACTGAAAAGGACAGAAGGAAAAGCAGGGTTATTGATCTCACTTTAGAAGATCTTGA aAACAACCGCTTGCATTGCTCTCTTTGGGGTGAACATGGCGACAAAATTGTGACCTTTTTTGGCAACCATGACAACGACACACCTACTATATTGATATTGCAGTTTTGCAAGACACGCGTGTATTTAG gtgctaTGGAAGTTGTTAATGCCTTTAATGGGACTAAGCTGATACTTAATGGCGATTTGCCTGATGTCGCTGCGTACATGACACGGTAa